GCGACCGCCTGCCCGCGGGTCAGGTCGGCCGGCGGCGCGATCCACGCCCACGCCGTACGTAGCCCCATCCCGGCGGCCACGAAGACGCCGGTCAGCTCCAGCAGGCCGTGCGGGGTGATCAGTCCGAAGAAGACGTCCGCCCGGTCGTAGGAGACCATCACCCCGCCGACCACACCGATGTTGAGCGCGTTCTGCCACAGCAGGTAGAGCACCGGCACGATCAGCACGCCGGAGGCCAGGCACTGGGCGGCGACCCAGGCGTTGTGCGTCCAGAGGTGGAACGCGAACGTGGGCGCGGACGACTCGGTGTAGTAACCGGCGAAGCCCGACTCCGCCAGGTCGGCCGCGGCGTCCTCGCCGATGAACGCGGCGGCGGTGTCGGGGTTGCCGGCGACGAACCAGATCAGGAAGAAGCTGAGCAGAGTGAACCCGCTCGCCACCCCGCACCACCACGGCCACGCCCGGTAGACGGCGCCGGGGAAATCGACCAGGAGGAAGCGGGTGATCGTCGCCACGGACGGGCGGGGCCGACCGGTGAGCCGGGCCCGGGCGCGCAGCACCAGGTGGGAGAGCTGGCTGACCAGCGCGGGATCCGGTGACCGGCTGCGCAGCGTGGAGAGCTGGGTGGCCGTCCGCTGGTAGAGCGCCACCAACTCGTCGATCTCGGCCGCGTCGAGGTGGCGGCGCCGGCACAGCTCGTCGAGCCGTCGCCACTGACCGCCGTGCTCCGCGACGTACGCGTCGAGATCCACGCCCCACCCCCGTCCCGGCGATCATAGTGTTCACTGTCGGGGTGACCGCGCAACCACCGTCGCCGGCGGCGACCCGGCCGACCGCCCGGACGCTCCCGTGGAGCGACGCCGGGCTGGTCAGCGGCGAGGCCGTGGAGTTGGACGTCCGGGTCGCCCGCCTCGGCTCCCGGGTGCTCGCCCTGCTGGTGGACGTGCTGTGCCAGCTCATGGTCGCTCTGGTGCTGGCGATGCTGGTCGGGCTGGTTCTCTCCGCCCTGCCGATCGGCGTGGTCGACGCGGCGCTCAACGGCGCGACGGCCACCATCTCGATGGTCCTGGTGCTGGTCGGCTACCCGGTCCTGTGGGAACGGTTCAACGGTGGCCGCACCCCGGGAAAGCTGGCGGTGGGCCTGCGCGTGGTCAGCCTCGACGGCGGGCCGGTCGGGCTGCGCCAGTCGCTGACCCGCGCCCTGGTCGGCGTCGCCGTGGAGTGGCCCGGCCTGGTCCTGCCCCTGTTGAGCTGGGCCGCCGGGGTGACCGTGATGCTGACCGACCGGCGCGGCCGGCGGCTCGGTGACCTGGTCGCCGGCACGCTGGTCATCCACACTCGCGCGGCGGCGGTGTGGCGACCGGTCGCGACCGCGGTGCCGCCGCTGGTGGGTTGGGCGTACACGCTGGACCTGAGCCGACTCGACGACGACCTGGCCCTCGCGGCGCGGCAGTACCTGGCGCGCGTCCACCAGCTCGCCGAGCCCGCCCGGGCGCGGCTCGGCCGCGGCCTGTGGGCCGAGGTCTCGGCGGTGATCACGCCGCCTCCGCCGCTGGCAGCCCCGGACACGGTCTATCTTGCCGCGGTCCTCGGTGAGCGGCACCGCCGGGCGCTGCACCGCATCCAGCGGGGCCGCGCGGCCACGGCCGCGCTGTGGCCGGAGCTGTCGCCCGCCCCGCCGGTCGAGGCGATCCGGCCGGCCGCGCCGGAGGTCACGGCCGTGCCCGGGCCGCCGGCCCCGGGGGCCCCGGCGGGCGCACCGGTGCTGCGCCCGGCGGCCGCCCCGAGTCAGGCCGACCCTCCGGTGGTACGCCCACGCGTCTGACCGCGGCGCCGGTTCACCCGAAGAGCGAGCGCCCCCAGTGGTCGCCGCCGTCCCGGACGCCCGGCGGGCAGGCGAAGAGGCCGCTGGAGACGTGCCGCAGGTATTCGTTCATGACGTCGTGCCGGGCCAGCTGGGTCTGGATCGGCACGAATTGTTTGCGCGGGTCGCGCTGGTAGGCGATGAAGAACAGACCGGCGTCCAGTCGGCCCAGGCCGTCCGAGCCGTCCACGAAGTTGTAGCCGCGACGCAGCAGGCGGGCGCCGCCGTTGCGGCTGGGGTGGGCGAGGGTGACGTGCGCGTGCTCCGGGATGCGGAGCTCGCCGTCGTCGCCCCGCGCCGCGAAGTCCGGCTCGTCGAACTCGTCGCCCTGCCCGAGCGGGGCGCCGCTGCCCTTGGTCCGCCCCACGATCTCCTCCTGCTCCCCGAGCGGAGTCCGGTCCCACGTCTCGATCAGCATTCGGATCTTGCGGGTGACCAGGTACGACCCGCCGGTCATCCAGTCCGCCCCGTCACCGGGCTGCACCCAGAGCTGGTCGCGCAGCAGGTCGGCGTCCTCGGCCTTGAGGTTGGCGGTGCCGTCCTTGAACCCGAACAGGTTGCGCGGGGTGGCCTGCTCCCGTGACGTGGACGAGGTGCGGCCGAAGCCCAGCTGGGACCAGCGGACGCTCACCACGCCCATGCCGAGGCGGGCCAGGTTGCGGATGGCGTGCACCGCCACCTGCGGGTCGTTGGCGCACGCCTGGACGCACAGGTCCCCGCCGGAGATCTGCGGCTGCAGCGCGTCGCCGGGGAAGCGCGGCAGGTCGGCCAGGGCGGCGGGCCGCCGGTCGGCGATGCCGAACCGGTCCCGGCCGTCGGCGTCGCGGAACAGGGTCGGTCCGAAGCCGATGGTCAGGGTGAGCTGCGACGGGGGCAGACCCAGCGCCTCGCCGGTGTCGTCCGGCGGGGCCTCCGGCATGCCGCCGACCGCGCCGAGGACTCCGGCGTCCCGGCCGGCGGTCATCCGCGCCGCGGCAGCCGTCCACTCCTGGAGCAGCTCGACCAGCCGGGCCCGGTCCTTGGTGATCACGTCGAACGCGACGAAGTGCAGCCGGTCCTGGGCGGGGGTGACGATCCCGGCCTGGTGTTCGCCGTGGAACGGCACCGCCCCGGCGGCGTGGTCGCCCGCCGCGGCGTGGTCGCCGGAGCCGCGCAGCAGCGCCCCCGCACCGGCAGCCACCCCGGCGACACCGGCCACCCCGGCGCCGGCGAGCGTGATCGCCCGGCGCCGGGAAACCCCGTTTCCGCTCATCGGCTCCCCCTGGCCCCGGTCATCGGGCGACGACCGCGGCGACCTTGCTGATCGGCTCGGCGAGCGCGTTGATGCCGTCGGAGAGCTCCTTGAGCTCCGCCTTGTCCAGCGCGGTGTGCAGCTTCCAGCCGTCACCGTCACGGTGCTTGCCGAGCAGCGCCTCGACGTTGGCGAACTCGGTGTCGAGCTGCTTCACCAGGTCGGGCGAGCGCTGCTCCAGCGCGGGGCGGAGCGCGGCGACGGCGGCCTTCGAGCCCTCCAGGTTGGCGCTGAAGTCCCAGAGGTCGGTGTGGGAGTAGCGGTCCTCCTCACCGGTGATCTTGCCGCTGGCGACCTCGTCGAGCAGCTCCTTGGCGCCGTTGGCGAGCTGGAGCGGGGAGAGCTTCTCGGCGTTGGCCTTGGCCACGATCTCCTTGACGTCGGTCAGCAGCCGGTCGGCGATCGGACCGTCCTTGCTGAGGTCCCCGGTCGTCCACAGGTCCTTCTCGATGCGGTGGAAGCCGGTGAACTCCATCCCCTCCTCGATGACCTCCTCGCGGCCGTCGATCTTGGGGTCGAGGTCGCCGAAGATCTCCGCGACCGGCTCGATCCGCTCCCAGTAGGTGCGGGCGACCGGGTAGAGGGCCTTGGCCTTCGCCACGTCCCCGCCCTTGACGGCGGTGACGAACTCCTCGGTCTTCTCCAGCAGCGCCGCCGTCTGGCTCTTCACGTAGCGCTGGTAGTTCTCGGTGGCGCCCGCGAGCGCGGCGTCGTCGGTCAGCGGCGCGGCCGACCCGCTGACCTTCAGCGCCCCCCGGATGCCCTTACCGCTCATCCCCGGCTTACAGGCCGTCTCGTACGTGCCCGCGGGCAGCTCGACGCGCAGCTCACGACTCAGCCCGGGGGCGATGTTCTCGACCTCGCCCATCACCCGGTCACCGCTGGCGTAGACGTAGAACTCGGTCACCTTCGCACCGGAGTTGGTGATCTTGAAGGTGGCCGTACCCGCGCTCAGGTCGGTGTCGCCGACCTCGCAGGCGGTGTCGTTGGCCTTGACCACGATCGGTCCGCCGGCCGTCGCCGCGTCCTTCGCCTCGGGGTCGGAGCACCCCGCCACGCCGGCCGCGGCCAGCAGGCCGGCGGCGGCCAGCGCCAGGTAACCGGTGGTACGCATCTGAGCAGTTCTCCTCGTCGGTTCAGGCAGGTTGCGGCGCGGTCGCCGGGTCGGTGTCGGCCTCGGTCCGGCCCGCCTCGGGCGCGGCCGTGTCGACGGTGCTCGGCGCCGCGGTGCGGCGTGCGGGGAGCAGGAAGAGCACCAGGACGGGCACGGCGTACGCGACACAGGCGACCATCTCCAGCACCGTCGGCGCGGGGGTGATGTTGAACATCCCCGCGAGCAGGGCGGCGTACCAGGTGCTGGGGTCGAGCACCCCGCTGATGTCGAAGGCCAGGTTGTTCAGGCCGGGCAGGACGCCCGCCTCCTGGAAGTCGTGCACGCCGTACTTGAGGATGCCGGCGGCGACCAGGATCAGTAGGGCGCCGGTCCAGGCGAAGAAGCGGGTCAGGTTGATCTTCAGTGCGCTGGCGTAGAGCAGCACGCCGATGACCACGGAGGTGACGACACCACCGATGAGCGCCAGCAGCGGACCGGTGTCGCCCGAGGCGCCCTGGGCCGCCGAGTAGAAGATGAGGGCGGTCTCCAGCCCCTCGCGGATCACCGCGAGGAAGGCCATCCCGGCCACCGCGAGGGAACCGACGGCCAGCGCCTCGGTCAGCCGGCCCCGCAACTCCTTGGCGATGGTCCGCGCCGCCCGGCGCATCCAGAAGATCATCCAGGTCACGAAGACGACGGCCGCGACGGACGTCACCGCCTCGAACAACTCACGGTCCTCGGAGCGGGCCAGCAGGGTGGTGGAGGTGTACTCGATCAACCAGCCGAAGAGCACCGACAGCGCCACCGCGAGCCCGACACCCGCCCACACCTGGGGCAGCCGGTCCCGGCGCTGCGACTTCACGAGGAACGCGACCAGGATGCTGACCACGAGGGTCGCTTCCAGGCCCTCGCGCAGGCCGATCAGATAGGTGGCGAACATCCGGGCTCCGGGTGGTTAGGCACGCCTCAGCTTACTTAGGGCAGGCATACCTTGCTCCTGTTCCGCGGGCCCGTCAAGTTGTTCAGGGCAACACCACACCGACGCGTCCCGGCCGACCCACGGCGGCTGTGGCAGGATCCGCCACATCCCCACGGCAGACAGGACGACCGTGCTCGATCACCTGTGCACCCCCGCCCCCGCCCACCGCGCGCCCGGACGGCGGCCGTGAGGGGCTTCGGGCCATGGCTGGCGGTGCTGGCCCTGGTGCTCCTGCTGAGCGCGCTGCGGCTGCGCCCCCTGGCGACGGCGGTGTCGCTCGCCTGGCTGGCCTGGTGCGTCTGGACGTGGGTACGACCCAAGCGTCCACGCCGCGACTGAAGCGCCGGCCGAGCTACGACGCCGGGTCGTGCCGAGAGAGCCGGACGGGTCGTGCCGAGAAGGCCGGGCCAGCCGTGACGGGAACGGGCCGGCCGCGATGCGCGGCCGGCCCGTTTCCGTGCTCAGGATCAGTAGCGGTAGTGCTCGGGCTTGAACGGCCCCTCCACCGGCACGCCCAGGTAGGAGGCCTGCTCCTTGGTGAGCGTCGACAGCTTGGCGCCGAGGGCGCCCAGGTGCAGCCGGGCGACCTTCTCGTCCAGGTGCTTCGGCAGCACGTAGACGCCGATCGGGTACTCCTCGGTCTTGGTGAAGAGCTCGATCTGGGCGATGGTCTGGTTGGAGAACGAGTTCGACATCACGAAGCTCGGGTGCCCGGTGGCGTTGCCCAGGTTCAGCAGACGGCCCTCGGACAGCACGATGATCGCGTGGCCGTCGTCGAAGCGCCACAGGTCGACCTGCGGCTTGATGTTCTCCCGGGTGACGTCGGAACGCTTCGCCAGGCCGGCCATGTCGATCTCGTTGTCGAAGTGGCCGATGTTGCCGACGATGGCCTGGTGCTTCATCCGGGCCATGTGCTCGTGGGTGATGACGTTGAAGCAGCCCGTCGCGGTCACGAAGATGTCCGCCTGCTCGACCACGTCGTCCAGGGTGGCCACCTGGTAGCCGTCCATCGCCGCCTGGAGGGCGCAGATCGGGTCCACCTCGGTCACCACGACCCGGGCGCCCTGCCCGCGCAGCGACTCGGCGCAACCCTTGCCCACGTCGCCGTAGCCCATGACCACGGCCATCTTGCCGCCGATCAGGACGTCGGTGGCGCGGTTGATGCCGTCGATGAGCGAGTGGCGGCACCCGTACTTGTTGTCGAACTTGCTCTTCGTCACCGAGTCGTTGACGTTGATGGCCGGGAAGAGCAGGGTGCCCTCCCGCTGCATCTCGTAGAGCCGGTGCACGCCGGTGGTGGTCTCCTCGGTCACGCCCTTGATGTCGGCGGCGATCCGGGTCCAGCGCTGCGCGTCCTCGGCGAGTGAGCGGTGCAGCAGGCCGAGGATGACCGCGTACTCCTCGGAGTCGGCGGACTCGACGGGCGGCACGACACCGGCCTTCTCGAACTCGGCACCCTTGTGCACGAGCAGCGTGGCGTCGCCGCCGTCGTCGAGGATCATGTTCGGGCCGTGCCCGTCGGGCCAGGTGAGCACCTGCTCGGTGCACCACCAGTACTCCTCCAGGCTCTCGCCCTTCCAGGCGTAGACCGGCACGCCGGCCGGAGCCTCGGGGGTCCCCTCCGGGCCGACGACGATCGCCGCGGCCGCGTGGTCCTGGGTGGAGAAGATGTTGCAGGACGCCCAGCGGACCTGCGCGCCGAGCGCGACCAGGGTCTCGATCAGGACGGCCGTCTGGATGGTCATGTGCAGCGAGCCGGTGATCCGGGCCCCCGCCAGCGGCTGCGCCTCGGCGAACTCGCGGCGGATCGCCATCAGGCCGGGCATCTCGTGCTCGGCGAGCGTGATCTCCTTGCGCCCGAACTCGGCGAGCGACAGATCCGCCACCTTGAAGTCGCCCTCGGCGACGGTGCTCGGCCGGACCTCGGACGGCGTACCGCTGGACGCCGGGAGGGTGCTGGTCATGAAAGCTCCTGTCGGACGATTGTGCTGCGCGACCCTCCACCTTACGCGCGCTCGGCGGCGGCGACCGGCCGGCCGTCGATGCGGGAACCGGAGGCGGACAGCGCACGGGGCGGTCGGTCGTGAACGGACTTTCCGCTCACCACTCGGCCGCCCCGTGCATCCCCCCGGTTTGGTTCCCCGCGCGTTCTCGGACCGTCGTCGCGATAACGCTGCGTACTCATAGAGTCACACTCCGCGAGTACTGCGTCAAGCTATTTCGGGAAAGTCGGACTTGCGCCTGCGGAGGACGGGCGGCGGACCAGGTCCCGCCTTCGCCGCCCGCTCCGCCGCGCGGCAGGATCAGGCGACGGTGCAGGAGGCGACGTACACCGTGCCCGACCCGCCGATCCGCAGCGGCCCGGCGTCGGCCCGGCCGATCGCGGCCTCACCGGCGCTCAGCGACAGCGGGCCGGTCCCATCGTCCACCCTGACCGAACCGGTCACGCAGAGCACCACACGCGGACCGTCGACCGGCAGCTCCGCCGCGGGCAGCTCGGCGCCCACCGTGACCCGGTGCAGCACGAAATCGTCGACCGGCACCTGCCAGCGGTCCACCCCCGGGCCGAGGCGCTGCGCCGACCAGACCGGCTCGTCGAGCACCTCGAAGCGCAGCACCCGCAGCAACTCGTCGACGTCCACCCGCTTCGGAGTCAGACCGCCGCGCAACACGTTGTCACTCGCCGCCATGATCTCCACACCGGTGCCCCGCAGGTAGGCGTGGAGATTGCCGGCCGGCATCCAGATCGCCTCACCGGGCGCCAGCCGCACGTGGTGCAGCAGCAGCGCGACCAGCACCCCCGGGTCGGCCGGGTAGGTGCCGGCCAGGTCGCGGGCGAGGGCCGCGTCCGGCCCGTCGGCGGGAGCCTTCACCACGGCCGTCACCAGCTCGGCCCGCTCGTCCTGCGGCCAGGTCAACAGCGTCCGCACCGCCGTACGCAGCCCAGACACCCCGCTCGCCAAGGCGCCGACCACCGGCTCCAGCTCGGGCAGGCCGAACGCGGCGAGGGCCTCGGCCGACTCCGCCGGGTCCCGGAACCCGCACAGCGCCTCGAACGGTGAGAGCGCGACCAGCAGCTCGGGCTTGTGGTATGGGTCGACGTAGTTGCGCTGCCCCTCCGGACGCGCGGCGTCGCTCGCGTACCCGGCCCGGGCCTGCTTCGCGTCGGGGTGGGCCTGCAGGCTCAACGGCGCGTCGGCGGCCAGCACCTTGAGCAGAAACGGCAGCCGCGAGCCGAACCGGTTGACGACCGGCCGGCCGAGCCACGGCTCCGGCTCGGCGGCCAGCACGTCGGTGAGGCTCACCCGGGTGCCCGCCCGCTCGACCGTCGCCGGCGCGCCCGGGTGCGCCCCGAGCCACAACTCGGCCTCCGCGCCGGGGCTCGGTACCGGTCGCCCCTGCAACTCGGCGATGGCGGAGCGGGAGCCCCAGGCGTAGTCCCGGATCGGCCCGTACAGCGGTTCCATGCGTCAGCTCCCGGGCCGCTCGGCAGCCTCGTCGTCGGCCTGCGGCACGGCGGTGGGGGCGGCCGCGCCGGTGCCCGCCTGCGCGGCGGCGACGCTGTAGATGTCGGGCTCGAGGTAGATGACCCGGGCGATCGGCACCGCCGCGCGGATGCGCGCCTCGACCGCGTTGATGCCGCGGGCCAACTCCTCGGCGCTCTCGCAGGACGGCACACCGACCTTCGCGGCCACCATCAGCTCCTCCGGGCCGAGGTAGAGCGTCTTCATGTGGATGATCCGCTCGACCTCCGGGCCGTCGGTCACGGCCCGCTCGATGGCGGCCACGTCCGACGCCTCGGCACCCTCGCCGAGCAGCAGGCTCTTGGTCTCGATGGCCAGCACGACGGCGATGGTCACCAGCAGGATGCCGATCATCGCGGTGCCGAGGGCGTCCCACTCACCGTTGCCGGTCGCCAGCGTCATGCCGACGCCGAAGAGCGCGAAGACCAGACCGAGCAGAGCGCCGAAGTCCTCCAGCAGCACCACCGGCAGCTCGGGCGCCTTGGCCCGGCGGATGAACCGCACCCAGGACTGCTTGCCGCGGATCTGGTTGGACTCCTTGATCGCCGTCCGGAACGAGAACGACTCCAGGATGATCGCGATCACCAGCACGGTCACCGGCACCCACTGGTGGTCGTTGATGCCCTCCGGGTCGTGCCACTTGTGGTACGCCTCGTAGAGCGCGAACAGGCCGCCCAGGGAGAAGAGGACGATGGCCACGATGAACGCGTAGATGTAGCGCTCCCGGCCGTAGCCGAAGGGGTGCTCGGGCGTCGCCGCCCGCTTGGCCCGCCTGCCGCCCAGCAGGAGCAGGCCCTGGTTGCCGGAGTCGGCGACCGAGTGGATCGACTCGGCCAGCATCGACGACGAGCCCGTCAGCAGGAACGCGATGAACTTGGTGATGGCGATGCCGACGTTGGCCAGCAGCGCGGCGATGATCGCCCGGGTACCACCGTTGGCGCTCACGCCCGCGCTCCGCTCCGCCGCACGCCACGGCCCCGTCCGGGCAGGGCGCCCCGCCGGCTACGTCCGTTCACTGGTTCGACAGCTCCTTCATCTCGGTGATGGCGGGCACCGCCATCGGGTCCAAACCGTGGGCCAGGGCGAGGTAGATCGAGGCGAAGTCGGGGACCGCGACCAGCGAGGCGAGCCGCTCCAACGCGGAGCCACCCTCGGCGGTCACCACGTCGCAGCGCACACCCCGACGCTCGGCCAGCGTCTGCACGGCGTCCGCGCGGCGCTCCTCGACGGCGAGCGGCTCGTCAGCGTCGTCCTCCGGGTTCAGGCCGCCGTCGCGCAGCAGCACCAGCCGCAGCCGGGTCGAGTCGCCGTCCGCCTCGTCCGGGTCGGCGAAGATGTCCCGCTCCCCCTCGGCCAGGCCACCGAAGACGCCGTCGAGCAGACCCACCCGACCCCGGCCCGCCTCACCCAACGCACCCGTCACCACGGGATAGCGGGCGTTGGCCGACAGGGTGTCGCCGAAGCGGCGCGCGGCGACGGTCGCCAACGGCGACGAACCCCAGACGATCGGGATCGAGCCGGCCAGGCCGAGCGCCAGCGACTTCGCCGGGTTGACGAAGGACTCGGCGGTGGGCCGGCTGCGGTCGGCGTCCGCGTCGAGCCGGGCCGCGGTCTCGGCCAGGTCCGCCTCGTTGACCTTCACCAGCCCGAGCGTACGGGCGGCGAGCAGCACCGGCACGGTGAGCGCCCAGAGACTGGCGCGGGCCGGGGCGCGCCGCGGCACCGGGATGAACGGCGCCCGGGCCCGCTCGGCGACCGACTGGAGCTGCGAGTCGGGCGCACCGACCGCCAC
This genomic stretch from Micromonospora krabiensis harbors:
- the manA gene encoding mannose-6-phosphate isomerase, class I gives rise to the protein MEPLYGPIRDYAWGSRSAIAELQGRPVPSPGAEAELWLGAHPGAPATVERAGTRVSLTDVLAAEPEPWLGRPVVNRFGSRLPFLLKVLAADAPLSLQAHPDAKQARAGYASDAARPEGQRNYVDPYHKPELLVALSPFEALCGFRDPAESAEALAAFGLPELEPVVGALASGVSGLRTAVRTLLTWPQDERAELVTAVVKAPADGPDAALARDLAGTYPADPGVLVALLLHHVRLAPGEAIWMPAGNLHAYLRGTGVEIMAASDNVLRGGLTPKRVDVDELLRVLRFEVLDEPVWSAQRLGPGVDRWQVPVDDFVLHRVTVGAELPAAELPVDGPRVVLCVTGSVRVDDGTGPLSLSAGEAAIGRADAGPLRIGGSGTVYVASCTVA
- the efeU gene encoding iron uptake transporter permease EfeU; this translates as MFATYLIGLREGLEATLVVSILVAFLVKSQRRDRLPQVWAGVGLAVALSVLFGWLIEYTSTTLLARSEDRELFEAVTSVAAVVFVTWMIFWMRRAARTIAKELRGRLTEALAVGSLAVAGMAFLAVIREGLETALIFYSAAQGASGDTGPLLALIGGVVTSVVIGVLLYASALKINLTRFFAWTGALLILVAAGILKYGVHDFQEAGVLPGLNNLAFDISGVLDPSTWYAALLAGMFNITPAPTVLEMVACVAYAVPVLVLFLLPARRTAAPSTVDTAAPEAGRTEADTDPATAPQPA
- a CDS encoding RDD family protein; protein product: MTAQPPSPAATRPTARTLPWSDAGLVSGEAVELDVRVARLGSRVLALLVDVLCQLMVALVLAMLVGLVLSALPIGVVDAALNGATATISMVLVLVGYPVLWERFNGGRTPGKLAVGLRVVSLDGGPVGLRQSLTRALVGVAVEWPGLVLPLLSWAAGVTVMLTDRRGRRLGDLVAGTLVIHTRAAAVWRPVATAVPPLVGWAYTLDLSRLDDDLALAARQYLARVHQLAEPARARLGRGLWAEVSAVITPPPPLAAPDTVYLAAVLGERHRRALHRIQRGRAATAALWPELSPAPPVEAIRPAAPEVTAVPGPPAPGAPAGAPVLRPAAAPSQADPPVVRPRV
- a CDS encoding cation diffusion facilitator family transporter, translating into MSANGGTRAIIAALLANVGIAITKFIAFLLTGSSSMLAESIHSVADSGNQGLLLLGGRRAKRAATPEHPFGYGRERYIYAFIVAIVLFSLGGLFALYEAYHKWHDPEGINDHQWVPVTVLVIAIILESFSFRTAIKESNQIRGKQSWVRFIRRAKAPELPVVLLEDFGALLGLVFALFGVGMTLATGNGEWDALGTAMIGILLVTIAVVLAIETKSLLLGEGAEASDVAAIERAVTDGPEVERIIHMKTLYLGPEELMVAAKVGVPSCESAEELARGINAVEARIRAAVPIARVIYLEPDIYSVAAAQAGTGAAAPTAVPQADDEAAERPGS
- a CDS encoding stage II sporulation protein M, giving the protein MDLDAYVAEHGGQWRRLDELCRRRHLDAAEIDELVALYQRTATQLSTLRSRSPDPALVSQLSHLVLRARARLTGRPRPSVATITRFLLVDFPGAVYRAWPWWCGVASGFTLLSFFLIWFVAGNPDTAAAFIGEDAAADLAESGFAGYYTESSAPTFAFHLWTHNAWVAAQCLASGVLIVPVLYLLWQNALNIGVVGGVMVSYDRADVFFGLITPHGLLELTGVFVAAGMGLRTAWAWIAPPADLTRGQAVARAGRSAILVALGLVGLFAVSALVEAFVTPAPVPVALRIGIGAGVWLAFLAYVLVLGHQATHPAAPEPDPGPDRPRRNEGGSELGSGLQA
- the ahcY gene encoding adenosylhomocysteinase; the protein is MTSTLPASSGTPSEVRPSTVAEGDFKVADLSLAEFGRKEITLAEHEMPGLMAIRREFAEAQPLAGARITGSLHMTIQTAVLIETLVALGAQVRWASCNIFSTQDHAAAAIVVGPEGTPEAPAGVPVYAWKGESLEEYWWCTEQVLTWPDGHGPNMILDDGGDATLLVHKGAEFEKAGVVPPVESADSEEYAVILGLLHRSLAEDAQRWTRIAADIKGVTEETTTGVHRLYEMQREGTLLFPAINVNDSVTKSKFDNKYGCRHSLIDGINRATDVLIGGKMAVVMGYGDVGKGCAESLRGQGARVVVTEVDPICALQAAMDGYQVATLDDVVEQADIFVTATGCFNVITHEHMARMKHQAIVGNIGHFDNEIDMAGLAKRSDVTRENIKPQVDLWRFDDGHAIIVLSEGRLLNLGNATGHPSFVMSNSFSNQTIAQIELFTKTEEYPIGVYVLPKHLDEKVARLHLGALGAKLSTLTKEQASYLGVPVEGPFKPEHYRY
- the efeO gene encoding iron uptake system protein EfeO, which translates into the protein MRTTGYLALAAAGLLAAAGVAGCSDPEAKDAATAGGPIVVKANDTACEVGDTDLSAGTATFKITNSGAKVTEFYVYASGDRVMGEVENIAPGLSRELRVELPAGTYETACKPGMSGKGIRGALKVSGSAAPLTDDAALAGATENYQRYVKSQTAALLEKTEEFVTAVKGGDVAKAKALYPVARTYWERIEPVAEIFGDLDPKIDGREEVIEEGMEFTGFHRIEKDLWTTGDLSKDGPIADRLLTDVKEIVAKANAEKLSPLQLANGAKELLDEVASGKITGEEDRYSHTDLWDFSANLEGSKAAVAALRPALEQRSPDLVKQLDTEFANVEALLGKHRDGDGWKLHTALDKAELKELSDGINALAEPISKVAAVVAR
- a CDS encoding SIS domain-containing protein, with the protein product MIDGTAGVSGHRDADEALLDNPDALAERDPGGMLRHTASAGAQVRESAALAAEANLSVLADDGRPRAVVIAGIGTAGRTGDVLATVAGPRCPVPVIPHRSAGVPGWVGAADVVIAVSASGRSPEALGAAEAAHRRGARLVAVGAPDSQLQSVAERARAPFIPVPRRAPARASLWALTVPVLLAARTLGLVKVNEADLAETAARLDADADRSRPTAESFVNPAKSLALGLAGSIPIVWGSSPLATVAARRFGDTLSANARYPVVTGALGEAGRGRVGLLDGVFGGLAEGERDIFADPDEADGDSTRLRLVLLRDGGLNPEDDADEPLAVEERRADAVQTLAERRGVRCDVVTAEGGSALERLASLVAVPDFASIYLALAHGLDPMAVPAITEMKELSNQ
- the efeB gene encoding iron uptake transporter deferrochelatase/peroxidase subunit yields the protein MSGNGVSRRRAITLAGAGVAGVAGVAAGAGALLRGSGDHAAAGDHAAGAVPFHGEHQAGIVTPAQDRLHFVAFDVITKDRARLVELLQEWTAAAARMTAGRDAGVLGAVGGMPEAPPDDTGEALGLPPSQLTLTIGFGPTLFRDADGRDRFGIADRRPAALADLPRFPGDALQPQISGGDLCVQACANDPQVAVHAIRNLARLGMGVVSVRWSQLGFGRTSSTSREQATPRNLFGFKDGTANLKAEDADLLRDQLWVQPGDGADWMTGGSYLVTRKIRMLIETWDRTPLGEQEEIVGRTKGSGAPLGQGDEFDEPDFAARGDDGELRIPEHAHVTLAHPSRNGGARLLRRGYNFVDGSDGLGRLDAGLFFIAYQRDPRKQFVPIQTQLARHDVMNEYLRHVSSGLFACPPGVRDGGDHWGRSLFG